A single genomic interval of Candidatus Methylomirabilis limnetica harbors:
- a CDS encoding GerMN domain-containing protein — protein MRNLKTATVSIALLVVIVGAIALWNNESVTVNRPAVQRTASEPMKPTFENGRKNVALFFLTSDGNSFHEETREIGGGTTTTEEAKRTLAELVNGPKGGDLAPTVPRDAQLLNLFIDSSGTAYVDFNRRLRDRLPGGAQGELYTVFSIVNTLASNFVQITRVQILVEGAEISTLAGHVNTRMALSPQYVF, from the coding sequence ATGCGCAACCTCAAGACTGCGACCGTATCCATCGCTTTGCTGGTGGTGATCGTCGGTGCGATCGCTCTTTGGAACAACGAATCGGTCACGGTGAACAGACCCGCTGTCCAACGTACCGCCTCAGAGCCGATGAAGCCGACGTTTGAAAATGGGAGAAAAAACGTAGCGCTCTTCTTTTTAACCAGTGACGGCAACTCGTTCCACGAGGAGACCAGAGAGATTGGAGGTGGAACGACGACGACAGAAGAGGCCAAGCGAACCTTGGCTGAGCTCGTAAATGGGCCGAAGGGTGGTGATCTGGCACCGACGGTCCCTCGGGATGCCCAGCTTCTCAATCTGTTTATTGATTCATCCGGGACTGCGTACGTCGATTTCAATAGGAGGTTACGGGATCGTCTGCCTGGAGGCGCTCAAGGGGAACTCTACACCGTCTTCTCTATTGTGAATACCCTCGCCTCGAACTTCGTCCAGATCACGCGTGTGCAGATCCTTGTGGAGGGGGCGGAGATTTCAACATTGGCAGGACATGTTAATACACGAATGGCTTTATCTCCACAGTACGTCTTTTGA
- the rph gene encoding ribonuclease PH, translating to MRIDGRKMDENRPVKVDRGFLKYAEGSLLIEVGETKVLCTATVEEKVPLFLRGTGQGWVTAEYGMLPRSTKTRIPRESATGRASGRTFEIQRLIGRSLRAVIDLTRLGERTVLVDCDVIQADGGTRTTAITGAFVAMVDALSRLKENGQIKRPLLKDFVAGVSVGYVDGELLLDLNYAEDSMAEVDMNVVMTGSGKFVEIQGTAEEVPFDKAQLDQMLHLATQGIDRLVDLQRQLLGSDLNSLKTA from the coding sequence GTGAGGATTGATGGTCGGAAGATGGACGAGAATAGGCCGGTAAAGGTGGACCGCGGCTTCCTCAAGTATGCTGAAGGGTCACTGCTCATTGAGGTTGGTGAGACCAAAGTTCTCTGCACGGCCACGGTAGAGGAAAAGGTTCCGCTGTTCCTGCGTGGAACCGGGCAGGGGTGGGTTACTGCGGAATATGGGATGCTCCCCCGCTCTACCAAGACGAGGATACCTCGGGAATCGGCAACCGGGAGGGCTAGCGGCCGAACATTCGAGATCCAGCGCCTCATCGGTCGGTCGCTACGGGCGGTGATCGATTTGACGCGATTGGGGGAGCGGACAGTGCTGGTCGATTGTGACGTGATTCAGGCTGACGGAGGGACTCGAACCACCGCTATCACAGGGGCCTTTGTGGCAATGGTAGATGCGCTCTCTCGGCTTAAAGAGAACGGCCAGATCAAGAGGCCACTCCTGAAAGATTTCGTGGCTGGTGTGAGCGTCGGGTATGTGGATGGAGAGCTCTTGCTGGACCTCAACTATGCCGAAGACTCCATGGCAGAGGTTGATATGAATGTGGTGATGACAGGCTCCGGAAAGTTCGTCGAGATCCAAGGGACCGCCGAGGAGGTTCCCTTCGACAAGGCCCAGTTAGACCAGATGCTCCACCTGGCGACGCAAGGCATCGACAGGCTCGTTGATCTTCAACGCCAACTTTTGGGATCTGATCTCAACAGCCTGAAGACGGCCTAA
- the rdgB gene encoding RdgB/HAM1 family non-canonical purine NTP pyrophosphatase — MQVVLATANVGKLQEIIAILSDLRISFLSLASLHGYIPSVESGVTYAENAAAKAKAAAEFSGYWALADDSGIEVDALGGQPGVHSGRYLCVTATDQERNQRILELLDGMPLQRRGAHFQCGVAVAGPGGELSIFHGSCYGSIAEAPYGNSGFGYDPIFIVPDFGVTMAALPPDVKNGISHRARAIEKTKPLLRRLSLTAA; from the coding sequence ATGCAGGTGGTGTTGGCTACGGCAAACGTAGGAAAGCTTCAGGAAATCATAGCCATCCTCAGCGATCTGAGGATTTCTTTTTTGTCGCTCGCCTCGCTTCACGGGTATATTCCGTCGGTCGAGTCCGGCGTTACGTACGCGGAGAACGCCGCTGCCAAGGCAAAGGCAGCCGCAGAGTTCAGCGGTTACTGGGCTCTCGCGGATGATTCCGGTATCGAGGTAGACGCTCTCGGAGGGCAGCCCGGGGTTCACTCTGGCCGCTATCTCTGTGTGACAGCCACTGATCAAGAGCGTAATCAGCGCATCCTTGAGTTACTGGATGGGATGCCTCTCCAGCGGCGGGGGGCGCATTTTCAGTGTGGGGTGGCCGTGGCCGGACCAGGAGGAGAGTTGTCTATCTTTCATGGGAGTTGTTACGGGAGCATCGCTGAGGCTCCCTACGGCAATAGTGGGTTTGGCTACGATCCTATTTTTATCGTCCCTGACTTTGGCGTAACGATGGCCGCGCTTCCACCGGACGTCAAGAATGGAATCAGCCATCGTGCGCGTGCCATCGAGAAAACAAAACCGTTGTTACGGCGCCTCTCGCTTACTGCGGCTTAA